From Catenulispora sp. GP43, one genomic window encodes:
- a CDS encoding alpha-hydroxy acid oxidase, with protein MDPVHYDYVAGGARDEVTVRANEDGFARLSLLPRVLRGSAQRDLSVTLFGARSSMPVLISPTAFHRLVCAEGEIATARAAARAGTIMIASMASTVAVGEVAAAARAAAPDGDPTLWFQLYLQPDLDDTTALIARATAAGCRALVVTVDSPVLGANERNQRNRFHDLPPGMACENLRNLRGDEPGNVRQIAMSPELSWEHIDWLRAHTDLPILLKGVLHPEDARIAVARGVDGLLLSNHGGRQLDTVPATIDLLPEFVAAVDGSVPVLLDGGVRRGTDVVKALALGAAAVGVGRPVVWGLAAAGERGAARVLELLRDEVDHTVALCGARGLADLTPDLVRPAAGSRR; from the coding sequence ATGGACCCGGTCCACTACGACTACGTGGCCGGCGGCGCGCGCGACGAGGTCACCGTGCGCGCCAACGAGGACGGTTTCGCGCGGCTCAGCCTGCTGCCGCGCGTCCTGCGCGGCAGCGCGCAGCGCGATCTGTCCGTCACCTTGTTCGGCGCGCGCTCCTCGATGCCCGTGCTGATCTCGCCGACCGCGTTCCACCGCCTGGTCTGCGCCGAGGGCGAGATCGCCACCGCCCGGGCCGCCGCGCGCGCCGGCACGATCATGATCGCGAGCATGGCGAGCACCGTCGCGGTCGGGGAGGTGGCCGCCGCCGCGCGCGCCGCCGCCCCCGACGGCGACCCGACCCTGTGGTTCCAGCTGTATCTGCAGCCTGATCTGGACGACACCACCGCGCTGATCGCCCGCGCCACCGCCGCCGGCTGCCGGGCGCTGGTGGTCACCGTCGACTCACCGGTGCTCGGGGCCAACGAGCGCAACCAGCGCAACCGCTTCCACGACCTGCCGCCCGGCATGGCCTGCGAGAACCTGCGCAACCTGCGCGGCGACGAGCCGGGGAACGTGCGGCAGATCGCGATGTCGCCGGAGCTGTCGTGGGAGCACATCGACTGGCTGCGCGCGCACACGGACCTGCCGATCCTGCTCAAGGGGGTCCTGCACCCCGAGGACGCGCGGATCGCGGTCGCGCGCGGCGTCGATGGTCTGCTGCTGTCCAACCACGGCGGCCGGCAGCTCGACACCGTGCCGGCCACGATCGACCTGCTGCCGGAGTTCGTCGCGGCGGTGGACGGCAGCGTCCCGGTGCTGCTGGACGGCGGCGTGCGGCGCGGCACCGACGTGGTCAAGGCGCTGGCCCTGGGCGCCGCGGCGGTGGGCGTCGGTCGTCCGGTCGTCTGGGGCCTGGCCGCCGCGGGCGAGCGGGGGGCCGCGCGGGTGCTGGAGCTGCTGCGCGACGAGGTGGACCACACGGTCGCGCTGTGCGGCGCGCGCGGCCTGGCCGACCTCACACCCGACCTGGTCCGGCCCGCGGCCGGGAGCCGCCGGTGA
- a CDS encoding NmrA family NAD(P)-binding protein: MSIVVTGATGHLGRLTVEALLRRGVPASGIVATGRDVAAIKDLADRGVVVRRADFADPDSLAAAFAGADKLLLVSASVPVEERSANHRRAVDAALAAGVSLVAYTSMVRADTTATLIGVTHRETEEYLREREVPSVMLRNGWYLENYTDQLPVMLRHGGFVGAAGQGRISAASRADYADAAAVVLTTDGHGGKVYELVGDTAFTLAELAAAISAAVGQPIGYTDLSADAFAQVLVDAGVPAAVAPYLADADLGLGRGELYGDADDLRRLIGRPTVSLAEAIAAAL, translated from the coding sequence ATGTCAATCGTCGTCACCGGAGCCACGGGCCACCTGGGCCGGCTCACCGTCGAGGCGTTGCTGCGGCGCGGGGTGCCGGCCTCCGGGATCGTCGCGACCGGGCGGGACGTGGCCGCGATCAAGGACCTGGCCGACCGCGGGGTCGTGGTGCGCCGGGCCGACTTCGCCGACCCGGACAGCCTCGCGGCGGCCTTCGCGGGCGCGGACAAGCTGCTGCTGGTCTCGGCGTCGGTGCCGGTCGAGGAGCGCTCGGCCAACCACCGGCGGGCCGTCGACGCGGCGCTGGCCGCGGGGGTGTCGCTGGTGGCGTACACGAGCATGGTGCGGGCCGACACGACCGCCACGCTCATCGGCGTCACCCACCGCGAGACGGAGGAGTACCTGCGCGAGCGCGAGGTGCCCAGCGTGATGCTGCGCAACGGCTGGTACCTGGAGAACTACACCGATCAGCTGCCGGTGATGCTCCGGCACGGCGGCTTCGTCGGGGCCGCCGGCCAGGGCCGGATCAGCGCGGCCTCGCGCGCGGACTACGCCGACGCGGCCGCGGTGGTGCTGACCACCGACGGGCACGGCGGCAAGGTGTACGAGCTGGTCGGCGACACGGCGTTCACGCTGGCCGAGCTGGCCGCGGCGATCTCGGCCGCCGTCGGGCAGCCGATCGGCTACACCGACCTGTCGGCGGACGCGTTCGCTCAGGTGCTGGTGGACGCCGGCGTGCCGGCCGCGGTGGCGCCCTATCTCGCCGACGCCGACCTGGGGTTGGGCCGGGGCGAGTTGTACGGCGACGCCGACGATCTGCGGCGTCTGATCGGCCGGCCGACCGTCTCCTTGGCCGAGGCGATCGCTGCGGCGCTGTAG
- a CDS encoding NAD(P)-binding domain-containing protein: MIDPELYDHLVIGAGPAGLQLARHLHESGSRYTVLEAGDAPGTFFSTFPRHRTLISSNKPHTGTDDPELNLRMDWNSLLSDDPRLLFTRYTERYFPPADVFVQYLADFAAASKLDVHYGTRVARIERPEADGPFTVTAQDGGVRRAAVVIVATGVSKPYIPPIPGIEHAEQYATMTVDPADFTDQRVLILGKGNSAFETADNLIEKAAVIHVAGPDGVRLAWKTHYVGHLRAVNNNFLDTYQLKSQNAILDGEVLDIIPQPGGGFVVRFSFVRADEVVKELYYDRILCCTGFRLDTEPFAPECSPALMYKDRFAELTSAFESVNVPGLYFAGTLMQQRDFKKATSGFIHGFRYTVRALSRILDQRGADRKGWPHREIAATPEALAEATIERVNRSSALWQQFSVMADVILIPAGGQARYFEEVPVGYALDGGLEADGLLIAVTLEYGPDHDKVDRFDVTVKRTAQDDPETAHDAAYLHPVIRVYRDGKVLAEHHLAENLENHWDGEATHRAPLVAFFEKVATL, translated from the coding sequence ATGATCGACCCCGAACTCTACGACCACCTCGTCATCGGAGCCGGGCCCGCCGGCCTCCAACTGGCCCGGCATCTGCACGAGTCCGGAAGCCGCTACACGGTGCTGGAGGCCGGAGATGCCCCCGGCACGTTCTTCAGCACCTTCCCGCGGCACCGGACCCTGATCTCGTCCAACAAGCCGCACACCGGGACCGACGACCCGGAGCTGAACCTGCGGATGGACTGGAACTCGCTCCTGTCCGACGACCCGCGGTTGCTGTTCACCCGCTACACCGAGCGCTACTTCCCGCCGGCCGACGTGTTCGTCCAGTACCTCGCCGACTTCGCGGCCGCGTCTAAGCTGGACGTCCACTACGGCACGCGCGTCGCGCGCATCGAGCGGCCCGAGGCCGACGGCCCCTTCACCGTCACCGCGCAGGACGGCGGCGTGCGCCGCGCGGCCGTCGTGATCGTGGCCACCGGCGTGTCAAAGCCCTACATCCCGCCGATCCCCGGCATCGAGCACGCCGAACAGTACGCGACGATGACCGTCGACCCGGCGGACTTCACCGACCAGCGGGTGCTGATCCTGGGCAAGGGGAACTCGGCGTTCGAGACCGCCGACAACCTGATCGAGAAGGCCGCGGTGATCCATGTAGCCGGCCCCGACGGGGTGCGACTGGCCTGGAAGACGCACTATGTCGGCCACCTGCGCGCGGTGAACAACAACTTCCTGGACACCTACCAGCTCAAGTCGCAGAACGCGATCCTCGACGGCGAGGTGCTGGACATCATCCCGCAGCCCGGCGGCGGGTTCGTCGTGCGGTTCTCCTTCGTCCGGGCCGACGAGGTCGTCAAGGAGCTGTACTACGACCGGATCCTGTGCTGCACCGGCTTCCGGCTGGACACCGAGCCGTTCGCGCCCGAGTGCTCGCCGGCCCTGATGTACAAGGACCGCTTCGCCGAGCTGACCTCGGCCTTCGAGTCGGTGAACGTCCCGGGCCTGTACTTCGCCGGAACGCTGATGCAGCAACGCGATTTCAAGAAGGCGACCAGCGGCTTCATCCACGGCTTCCGCTACACCGTCAGGGCCCTGAGCCGCATCCTGGACCAGCGCGGGGCGGATCGGAAGGGCTGGCCGCACCGGGAGATCGCCGCGACGCCGGAAGCGTTGGCCGAGGCGACGATCGAGCGCGTCAACCGGAGCTCGGCGCTGTGGCAGCAGTTCAGCGTCATGGCCGACGTGATCCTGATCCCGGCCGGCGGGCAGGCACGGTACTTCGAGGAGGTGCCGGTCGGCTACGCGCTCGATGGCGGGCTCGAAGCCGACGGACTGCTGATCGCGGTGACCTTGGAGTACGGGCCCGACCACGACAAGGTGGACCGGTTCGACGTGACGGTCAAGCGCACCGCGCAGGACGACCCGGAAACGGCGCACGACGCCGCGTATCTGCACCCTGTCATCCGCGTGTACCGCGACGGCAAGGTGCTGGCCGAGCACCACCTCGCCGAGAACCTGGAGAACCACTGGGACGGCGAGGCCACGCATCGCGCGCCGCTGGTCGCCTTCTTCGAAAAGGTGGCGACGCTGTGA
- a CDS encoding winged helix-turn-helix transcriptional regulator, with translation MASVHTVTEATSAPSWDPYERGCPSRDLLDRIGDKWSILVLGELGRHGTSRFTQLRKQLAGVSEKMLTQTLRALERDGLVVRTVYPEVPVRVEYSLTPLGVTLRGPLKALTDWSLEHTTDVLAAREEYDARAVRTG, from the coding sequence GTGGCGTCCGTCCACACCGTGACCGAGGCGACATCGGCCCCGTCGTGGGACCCGTACGAGCGCGGCTGCCCGTCCCGGGACCTGCTCGACCGGATCGGCGACAAGTGGTCGATCCTGGTCCTCGGCGAGCTCGGCCGGCACGGGACGTCCCGTTTCACCCAGTTGCGCAAGCAGCTGGCGGGCGTCAGCGAGAAGATGCTCACCCAGACGCTGCGCGCCCTGGAACGCGACGGCCTCGTCGTGCGGACGGTCTACCCCGAAGTGCCGGTACGCGTGGAGTACAGCCTGACTCCGCTGGGCGTGACGCTCCGAGGCCCTCTCAAAGCCCTGACGGACTGGTCGCTGGAACACACCACGGACGTCCTGGCCGCCCGCGAGGAATACGACGCCCGCGCCGTGCGAACGGGCTGA
- a CDS encoding cytochrome P450, whose protein sequence is MSQAAWSWWVAAALAVAVLASLPYWLPGVVVGLRVRIFALVNGDEGIPVPGKVVGTDDFKRVYADPAADGRSRGAALSDLFWYWLAPGPEVHQEHLEPGPRYDDVARTTRRTIARLRKDDWEELVARCAAREFDRLDGAAGVSDRARVVRLRDAMMPLWASVYYEVVFDEPCPPQARDLIVANANDVVSALKCTRLRHMRRRDRLTRYLRGRIADGAVPHGLPATLSEQEQAYYLQGTYFNTAVVQMSEGMAHLLLAIAARPELQRRLRENQDPALLDRVIDETLRVYPLFGVAHRITTAQIALGETAIPAGSVLLFNYAEYHHAGGPDAAEFDPDRWLREHLAQVNNIPFGISANRPCPARGIAPLTMRVAAAEVLRRYALSTSAGHTRSLPNRGPCLLTPLAADRPDDEPRRPAARLALLRVRDRWEDVWRSLVQLVLGTYMVWDARRLRLCRNYFAAQEAEQ, encoded by the coding sequence GTGAGCCAGGCGGCCTGGAGCTGGTGGGTGGCTGCCGCGCTGGCCGTGGCGGTGCTGGCGAGCCTGCCCTACTGGCTGCCGGGCGTCGTGGTGGGTCTTCGAGTCCGGATATTCGCCCTCGTCAACGGTGATGAGGGCATTCCGGTGCCGGGCAAGGTGGTCGGCACCGATGATTTCAAGCGCGTGTACGCCGATCCGGCCGCCGACGGACGCAGCCGGGGAGCGGCCTTGTCGGACCTGTTCTGGTACTGGCTGGCGCCGGGGCCGGAGGTCCATCAGGAACACCTCGAGCCCGGGCCCCGCTATGACGATGTCGCCCGCACCACGCGTCGGACGATCGCGCGGCTGCGCAAGGACGACTGGGAAGAGCTGGTCGCCCGCTGCGCGGCGCGTGAGTTCGACCGGCTGGACGGTGCGGCCGGAGTCTCCGACAGGGCGCGCGTCGTCCGGCTGCGCGACGCGATGATGCCGCTGTGGGCCTCGGTCTACTACGAGGTCGTCTTCGACGAGCCGTGCCCGCCGCAGGCCCGCGATCTGATCGTGGCCAACGCGAACGACGTCGTCAGCGCCCTGAAATGCACGCGCCTGCGCCACATGCGACGCCGCGACCGGCTCACGCGCTACCTGCGCGGCCGGATCGCCGACGGCGCCGTGCCCCATGGCCTGCCGGCGACTCTGAGCGAGCAGGAACAGGCCTACTACCTTCAGGGCACGTACTTCAACACGGCCGTGGTGCAGATGTCCGAGGGCATGGCGCATCTGCTGCTGGCCATCGCGGCCCGGCCGGAGTTGCAGCGCCGGCTGCGGGAGAACCAGGATCCTGCGTTGCTGGACCGGGTGATCGACGAGACCCTGCGCGTCTACCCCCTGTTCGGCGTCGCGCACCGGATCACCACGGCGCAGATCGCGCTCGGCGAGACGGCGATCCCCGCCGGATCGGTGCTGCTGTTCAACTACGCCGAGTACCACCACGCCGGCGGGCCCGACGCGGCCGAGTTCGATCCGGACCGCTGGCTGCGCGAGCACCTGGCGCAGGTCAACAACATCCCCTTCGGGATCAGCGCGAACCGTCCCTGCCCGGCGCGCGGCATCGCGCCGCTCACCATGCGAGTCGCCGCGGCCGAGGTGCTGCGGCGCTATGCGCTGTCCACATCGGCGGGCCACACGCGCTCGCTGCCGAACCGCGGTCCGTGTCTGCTGACGCCGCTGGCCGCCGACCGGCCGGACGACGAGCCGCGCCGTCCGGCCGCGCGGCTGGCGCTGCTGCGTGTGCGCGACCGCTGGGAAGACGTGTGGCGCAGCCTGGTCCAGCTCGTGCTCGGCACGTACATGGTCTGGGACGCGCGCCGCCTTCGCCTGTGCCGGAACTACTTCGCCGCCCAGGAGGCCGAGCAATGA
- a CDS encoding SigE family RNA polymerase sigma factor yields MRGPDEAEFDELVAGRAHALRRTAYLMCGDWHQAEDLVQVTFMKLHASWHRIRRQEAFDAYLRKTLLRACIDEKRRARWRREAPTDVLPEVVDPAPEPDGVRAVLVAGLRKLPPRQRATLVLRYFEDLSVEETARALGCSTGTVKSQTSKGLTALRAIVDPAHLARTEELA; encoded by the coding sequence ATGCGGGGACCGGATGAGGCGGAGTTCGACGAACTCGTCGCCGGGCGGGCGCACGCGTTGCGGCGGACCGCCTATCTGATGTGCGGGGACTGGCACCAGGCGGAGGACCTGGTGCAGGTCACCTTCATGAAGCTGCATGCCTCCTGGCACCGGATCCGGCGTCAGGAGGCGTTCGACGCGTACCTGCGCAAGACGCTGCTGCGGGCCTGTATCGACGAGAAGCGGCGGGCGCGGTGGCGGCGGGAGGCGCCCACGGATGTGCTGCCGGAGGTGGTCGATCCGGCGCCGGAGCCGGACGGGGTGCGTGCCGTGCTGGTCGCCGGGCTGCGGAAGTTGCCGCCCAGGCAGCGGGCGACGCTGGTGCTGCGGTACTTCGAGGACCTGAGCGTGGAGGAGACCGCCCGGGCCCTGGGCTGTTCGACCGGAACCGTGAAGAGCCAGACGTCCAAGGGCCTGACGGCCCTGCGCGCCATCGTCGACCCGGCCCATCTCGCACGGACGGAGGAACTCGCGTGA
- a CDS encoding ricin-type beta-trefoil lectin domain protein, with the protein MSSTARPRPGRIRVAISLAALSASVIATYSATSGAQAAPAASAASTACSWVGSSAPIPQRVSQLLSHMTLDQKVQLMTGSNGSSYVGFTPAIGALCIPAMNLEDGPAGVADGMNNVTQLPAPVDVAATFDTSAEQSFGQVIGGEEAAKGATVDLGPTINIVRDPRWGRAFESVGEDPYLNGQMGAADIRGVQSTGTMAQVKHLAAYNQETNRNTPSDDVIASDQTLQEIYEPAFQTSVQKGAASSVMCSYSTINGTYACQNPTILNTVLRQEFGFNGFVTSDWGATHAGAASVNAGLDQDMPGDSTYFGSALISAVNSGQVSQAAINTSVTRILTQDFAFGLFDKPPTGSPAATATGAADQATGEHLAEQGTVLLKNSGNVLPFGSADTSIAVIGADASTSVQSAGGGSASVNSSGTVTPLQGITSAAPAGTTVAYDSGSSSSSAAALAAKSSVAVVFVSTSESEGSDLSGIDLSSANNALISAVADANPNTIVVLNTGSAVTMPWLSSVKGVLEAWYPGQSDGTAIANILYGTTNPSGHLPVTFPTSLSQVPASTSAQWPGVNGQVQYSEGVDVGYRWYDAKGLTPLFPFGYGLSYTSFSYSNLRISSLPLGGAATVTATVTNTGSRAGADVAQLYVSDPAASGQPPRQLEGFARVNLQPGQSQTVSFPLTEQNLRYWNTSTDNWATSTGTYGISVGDADSASALTLSGTLAVAANQLGQPVSVTSPGPQEGVAGTAVSAQVTATDSTAGQTPSFTATGLPAGVSISASGQITGTPTTAGTTTVDVTATDANGAQATTSFVWTVAAASAGVPTTPLVGYQGLCLDVAAANNADGTAVQVYTCNGTNSQQWTEEADGTVHSLGKCLDIASGGTANGTAVDLYTCNGTGAQQWQPQSDGTLRNPASGRCLDDTGSGGSGTKVEIYDCSGAANQVWKSPAGSSSSTGTGQITGYQGLCVDVRSANSADGTPVQVYTCNGTNAQQWTVESDGTLQALGKCLDVTSAGTANGTLVQLYTCNGTVAQVWQAQSNGELVNPHSGRCLDDTGSGGSGTQLQIWDCTAGANQKWQLP; encoded by the coding sequence ATGTCCAGTACGGCAAGACCCCGGCCCGGCCGCATCCGTGTGGCGATATCACTGGCCGCGTTGTCCGCGTCCGTGATCGCGACCTACTCGGCCACGTCAGGGGCGCAGGCCGCCCCGGCGGCGTCGGCGGCGTCCACCGCGTGTTCGTGGGTGGGCTCCAGTGCGCCGATCCCGCAACGCGTGAGTCAGTTGCTGTCGCACATGACGTTGGATCAGAAGGTCCAGCTGATGACCGGATCCAACGGTTCGAGTTACGTCGGGTTCACACCGGCCATCGGCGCGCTGTGCATTCCGGCGATGAACCTGGAGGACGGTCCGGCCGGTGTCGCCGACGGCATGAACAACGTCACCCAGCTGCCCGCGCCGGTCGACGTCGCGGCGACCTTCGACACCTCCGCCGAGCAGAGCTTCGGGCAGGTGATCGGCGGTGAGGAGGCGGCCAAGGGCGCCACGGTCGATCTGGGGCCGACCATCAACATCGTGCGCGACCCGCGCTGGGGCCGGGCCTTCGAGTCGGTCGGCGAGGACCCGTACCTCAACGGGCAGATGGGCGCCGCCGACATCCGGGGTGTGCAGTCGACCGGGACGATGGCGCAGGTCAAGCACCTGGCCGCGTACAACCAGGAGACCAACCGCAACACCCCGTCGGACGACGTGATCGCCAGTGACCAGACGCTGCAGGAGATCTACGAGCCCGCGTTCCAGACCTCGGTCCAGAAGGGCGCCGCGTCGTCGGTGATGTGCTCCTACAGCACCATCAACGGCACCTACGCGTGTCAGAACCCGACGATCCTGAACACCGTGCTGCGCCAGGAGTTCGGCTTCAACGGCTTCGTCACCTCCGACTGGGGCGCCACGCACGCCGGCGCGGCTTCGGTCAATGCGGGGCTGGACCAGGACATGCCGGGGGACAGCACCTACTTCGGCAGCGCCCTGATATCGGCCGTGAACTCCGGCCAGGTCTCCCAGGCGGCGATCAACACCTCGGTCACCCGGATCCTCACCCAGGACTTCGCCTTCGGGCTGTTCGACAAGCCGCCGACGGGCTCGCCGGCCGCCACCGCGACCGGCGCCGCCGACCAGGCGACCGGGGAGCACCTGGCGGAGCAGGGCACGGTGCTGTTGAAGAACTCTGGCAACGTGCTGCCGTTCGGGTCCGCCGACACCTCGATCGCCGTCATCGGCGCGGACGCCTCGACCAGCGTGCAGTCCGCCGGCGGCGGCAGCGCCTCGGTGAACTCCAGCGGCACGGTCACGCCGTTGCAGGGGATCACCAGCGCGGCCCCGGCCGGGACCACGGTGGCCTACGACAGCGGGTCCTCGTCCAGCTCGGCGGCGGCGCTCGCGGCGAAGTCCAGCGTCGCGGTGGTCTTCGTCAGCACCTCCGAGTCCGAGGGCAGCGACCTGTCGGGCATCGACCTGTCCAGCGCGAACAACGCGCTGATCTCCGCGGTGGCCGACGCGAACCCGAACACGATCGTGGTCCTGAACACCGGATCGGCGGTCACCATGCCCTGGCTGTCCTCGGTCAAGGGCGTGCTCGAGGCCTGGTACCCGGGCCAGAGCGACGGCACCGCGATCGCGAACATCCTGTACGGCACCACCAACCCCTCCGGCCACCTCCCGGTGACGTTCCCGACCTCGCTGTCCCAGGTCCCGGCGAGCACCAGCGCGCAGTGGCCCGGCGTCAACGGCCAGGTGCAGTACTCCGAGGGTGTGGACGTCGGCTACCGCTGGTACGACGCCAAGGGTCTGACGCCGTTGTTCCCGTTCGGATACGGCCTGTCCTACACCAGCTTCTCCTACTCGAATCTGCGCATCAGCTCCCTGCCGCTGGGCGGCGCGGCCACCGTGACCGCGACGGTGACCAACACCGGCTCCCGGGCCGGCGCCGACGTCGCACAGCTGTACGTGAGCGACCCGGCCGCCTCCGGCCAGCCGCCGCGGCAGCTGGAGGGCTTCGCGCGGGTGAACCTGCAGCCCGGCCAGAGCCAGACCGTCTCCTTCCCGCTGACTGAGCAGAACCTGCGGTACTGGAACACGAGCACTGACAACTGGGCCACCAGCACCGGCACCTACGGCATCTCCGTCGGCGACGCGGACTCTGCCAGTGCCCTGACACTGTCCGGCACCCTGGCGGTCGCCGCGAACCAGCTCGGCCAGCCGGTGAGCGTCACCAGCCCGGGCCCGCAGGAGGGCGTGGCCGGCACCGCCGTCTCGGCGCAGGTCACGGCCACCGACAGCACCGCCGGCCAGACGCCGTCGTTCACCGCGACCGGCCTGCCGGCCGGCGTGTCGATCTCGGCCTCCGGGCAGATCACCGGCACCCCGACGACCGCCGGCACGACCACCGTCGACGTGACTGCGACCGACGCCAACGGGGCGCAGGCCACGACCAGCTTCGTGTGGACCGTCGCCGCCGCCTCGGCCGGCGTCCCGACCACGCCGCTGGTGGGGTATCAGGGCCTGTGCTTGGACGTGGCGGCGGCGAACAACGCCGACGGCACCGCCGTCCAGGTCTACACCTGCAACGGCACCAACTCGCAGCAGTGGACCGAGGAGGCCGACGGCACCGTCCACTCGCTGGGCAAGTGCCTGGACATCGCCTCCGGCGGCACCGCGAACGGCACGGCCGTGGACCTGTACACCTGCAACGGAACCGGCGCGCAGCAGTGGCAGCCGCAGTCCGACGGGACGTTGCGCAACCCGGCCTCCGGGCGCTGCCTGGACGACACCGGCTCCGGCGGGTCCGGAACGAAGGTGGAGATCTACGACTGCTCGGGCGCGGCCAACCAGGTGTGGAAGTCGCCCGCGGGATCGTCTTCGAGCACTGGCACGGGCCAGATCACCGGCTACCAGGGCCTGTGCGTGGACGTGCGCAGCGCCAACAGCGCCGACGGGACGCCGGTGCAGGTCTACACCTGCAACGGGACCAACGCGCAGCAGTGGACCGTCGAGTCGGACGGGACTCTGCAGGCGCTGGGCAAGTGCCTCGACGTGACCAGCGCCGGCACCGCGAACGGCACGCTGGTGCAGCTGTACACCTGCAACGGAACCGTCGCGCAGGTCTGGCAGGCGCAGAGCAACGGCGAGTTGGTGAATCCGCACTCCGGCAGGTGCCTGGACGACACCGGTTCCGGTGGTTCGGGCACGCAGCTACAGATCTGGGACTGCACCGCCGGTGCCAACCAGAAGTGGCAGCTGCCCTGA